From Streptomyces sp. TLI_105, the proteins below share one genomic window:
- a CDS encoding TetR/AcrR family transcriptional regulator, with amino-acid sequence MAALTAQNQPKPDGTSKPGRHPKPERNPKQDRSRATRQRLLEAAVSCLAEHGWAGSTVAVVAERAGVSRGAAQHHFPTREDLFTAAVEYVAEERSQALRAVRTDDRERAVAALVGLYTGPLFRAALHLWVAASGEEQLRERVTELEARVGRESHRIAVEVLGADESRPGVRETVQGLLDMARGLGLATLLTDDRARRERVVSQWARLVSEALSD; translated from the coding sequence ATGGCGGCTCTGACCGCACAGAATCAGCCGAAGCCGGACGGGACCTCCAAGCCCGGACGGCATCCCAAGCCCGAACGGAACCCCAAGCAGGACCGCAGCCGCGCCACCCGGCAGCGGCTCCTGGAGGCCGCCGTGTCCTGCCTGGCCGAGCACGGCTGGGCGGGCTCCACGGTCGCCGTCGTCGCCGAACGCGCCGGCGTCTCCCGCGGCGCCGCCCAGCACCACTTCCCGACCCGCGAGGACCTCTTCACGGCCGCCGTCGAGTACGTCGCCGAGGAACGCTCGCAGGCCCTGCGGGCGGTCCGTACGGACGACCGCGAACGGGCCGTCGCCGCCCTCGTCGGCCTCTACACCGGGCCCCTCTTCCGGGCCGCGCTCCACCTGTGGGTCGCCGCCTCCGGCGAGGAGCAGCTCCGCGAGCGGGTCACCGAGCTGGAGGCCCGCGTCGGGCGCGAGTCCCACCGCATCGCCGTCGAGGTCCTGGGCGCCGACGAGTCACGGCCCGGCGTCCGCGAGACCGTCCAGGGCCTCCTGGACATGGCCCGCGGCCTGGGCCTCGCCACCCTCCTGACGGACGACCGCGCCCGCCGGGAACGGGTGGTGTCCCAGTGGGCGCGGCTGGTGAGCGAGGCACTGAGCGACTAG
- a CDS encoding enoyl-CoA hydratase family protein: protein MNLIDVTEERGITTLALNSPATRNALSAPLVTELADALTACGKDPAVRAVVLTHTGSTFSAGADLKAPPSPYAFVDLLRQMVELPKPVVAHVTPGSHTRAGGLGLLGAADIVLAGEGADFALTEVRIGVAPAVVSLTLLPRLDPRAAARHYLTGERFGVPEAVAMGLVTAEDGELPGILDALRAGSPQGLREAKRLVTARVLETFERDAEDLVQRSATLFASAEAREGMTAFLERRDPAWRL, encoded by the coding sequence GTGAACCTGATCGACGTCACCGAGGAACGGGGCATCACCACCCTCGCCCTGAACTCCCCGGCCACCCGCAACGCCCTCTCCGCCCCGCTCGTCACCGAGCTCGCCGACGCGCTCACCGCCTGCGGCAAGGACCCGGCCGTACGGGCGGTCGTCCTCACCCACACCGGCTCCACGTTCAGCGCGGGCGCCGACCTCAAGGCCCCGCCCAGCCCGTACGCCTTCGTCGACCTGCTCCGGCAGATGGTCGAGCTGCCGAAACCGGTCGTCGCCCACGTCACCCCCGGCAGCCACACCCGCGCCGGCGGCCTCGGCCTGCTCGGCGCGGCGGACATCGTCCTCGCGGGGGAGGGGGCGGACTTCGCGCTCACCGAGGTACGGATCGGGGTCGCGCCCGCCGTCGTCTCCCTCACCCTCCTGCCGAGGCTGGACCCGCGCGCGGCCGCCCGGCACTACCTGACGGGCGAGCGCTTCGGGGTCCCCGAGGCGGTCGCCATGGGCCTCGTGACCGCCGAGGACGGGGAGCTTCCCGGCATCCTCGACGCCCTCCGCGCCGGCTCCCCGCAGGGCCTGCGGGAGGCGAAACGACTGGTCACCGCTAGAGTCCTGGAGACCTTCGAACGCGACGCGGAGGACCTGGTGCAGAGGTCGGCCACGCTCTTCGCCTCCGCCGAGGCGCGCGAGGGGATGACGGCCTTCCTCGAACGACGGGACCCCGCATGGCGGCTCTGA